The genomic window ACAATACCCAGACTGGGGATTTTACGCTACTGAATATCCGCGAAGCCTGCCCCTGGTGGGACTGGTTCTGCTTCGGTGAGAAGGCCTTCAATCCCTACGACATTGCCGACGATGGCACCCTGGTTGGCGCCATTGGCACCGCGGCTGGCGCCGGAGCAATGATTGTGTCGGAAGCTCTGGGTGGCGAGCACAGGCTGGGTGACCTCCTGCGAGGCCAGGGTGTGATCAATGCAGCGGACCTCGAAGTTGCATCTACTGCAACCGGGATTTCCACAAACGGCAAACACATCGTGGGCTGGGCAGCTCTGGAGAATGCCTTTGGCTCATTCAAACTCACACTGGATCAGCTGTTTGTGTGCAAAAACGAAAAAACACTCAAGGTTGGTTACCCTGAAGGGGTCTCCGCTCAATTGAAGACCGGCGCTACTCTGGGTATGTGTGAAGCTGACTTACCGAAGCAGTACAAGTAAAGAAAACCCATTCTTTACTGACAAAAAAGGTGGCCATTGGCCACCTTTTTTATTGCTCCACAAAAATCTGGATTTGCCGCAGAGAAAGTAAACGCATCCATTAGTCTCTCTTTGCGCCACGCAATCATTTACTTTGCTTTCTGATCAGGGCATCCGGTGAAGAGCACAGATCTTGTTCCCGGCCGGATCACGCAGATAGGCGAGATACAGTTTCATGCCCGCTCCTTCGCGTATGCCGGGCGGATCCTCACAGGCTGCTCCACCATTGGCCAGTCCTGCCTCATGCCAGGCGTCAGCAGCTTCGGGATTCTCTACAGAAAAACCGATCGTGCTGCCATTGCCATGAGAGGCCGGCTCTCCATCAATGGGCTTGGTGAGCGCAAAAACGCCGTCTTTGCCAAAATAGAAACAGCGCCCCTTGTCATCGATCACACCGGGCTTATAGCCCAGCTTTTCCAGGATCGCGTCATAAAATTTCTTCGATTGCTCGATATCATTAGCACCGATCATCACGTGACTAAACATTGTACTTCTCCATTACTTCAGCCAATTCATTGGAACCCAGCTCCTTCAACTGGGAAATAACTCCCTGCCGATCTTCCGCCGAGCGATTCTGACTCAACTTATAGGTACACTGGACCTCAGATATGTTGATTTCAACCCCCATAATCGCCCCGAGCATCAGTTCTTCGTAGTCCCCACGCCATTCTTGCCCGATCGCGCCTTCATATTTTTGAGACAGCCTATCAACCACTTGCTTTAACCTTTCTCTGCAATCAAACACCAGGGCACGCCCGTAGATGTGTACGGCCTGATAATTCCATGTGGGCACACCAGGCTTCTCATACCAGCTTGGGGAGATGTAGCCATGATGCCCCTGTAGCGTCACCAGTACTTCCTGCCCATGCAAGTCAGTGCACTGAGGATTGGACCGAGCCAGATGGCCAAGCAGTATTGCCCGCTCTTCCGAGAGCAAGAACGGCATGTGCGTGGAGGTCAAGCGGCCCGCCACAGAAGAAATCAGTTGCCCAAACCCGTGCTTCTCGACAAATGCGTAGATTTCTTCTTGATCAGTGATCTCGAAGGCTGTCGGGATATACATTGGCCACCCTTGTGTCTAAATTCCAGCTAATTGCAATCTGCAACGAGTAGCAAGGGCTAGGATACAGGCGAAGCCTCTTTGGGCGTGCTGCCTGTACTCCTCTCCTTTCTCGTGTTGGCATAGCCAGAAAAGACTCTCTTTAATAACGGCACACCCTGTCGCCAGCCGAGCACAGCCTGGGCAGCAACCACACCGCCATACATGGCCCCAGCCACACCACAGCTCATGATGTCCTGTCCGGTCAGGTACAGCCCCTTGATCCGGGTCTTGGGCCTCAGCCAGCTCTGACTGAAGCGGCCGGGAGTATGATCCAGTCCGTAAATCTCGCCCTGTTCGTAAAAGCAGAAATGGCGGGTCGAAAGCGGGGTAGAGAGCTCGTAGTAATCAATCTGGCCGCGCAATTGCGGGAAATGCCTGTAGAGATGTTCCAGCAAGCGCTGACTGTACGACTCCTTGAGTGCGTCATAATCAGTACCCCGCTTGCCCCATGGCTTGCCCTCCCACTGCTCGAACCACTCGTAGGGACCGGGCGCAACGATCTCGATGGTCGCACGATCGGGATAGCGCTCGATGAATGTCGGATCCTTGGCCGAAGGAAAGGAAATATATACCAGCGGGATCTCCGATTCGGGATCGCCCATGAACTTTCGGATATCGCCGCTATAGTCAGTGCTCGGATAGAGCCAGTAATTCGTTTTTGGCAACCCCAGCTCTTCGGCAGTCTTTCGCAGACCGATATACAAACAGAGATGGGCCATGGACGGCTTTACGGATTGCAGGTCGCGGTGGTAACCGGCATGCTCCACTGCACTTTCCGGTAATAGCTTTTCAAAGGTGTTGAAGACGCCTGTATTCGAAATCACCGTCGGAGCAGTAATCTCGGTACCGTCCTTCATGCGCACACCACAGGCCCGGTTACCCTCCATGAGGATGGTATCCACTTCGGCATAGGTGAAGACCTCTCCCCCGGCTGACTGTATGCCGGGGATTATCGTGGCAGCGATCTGACTGGCGCCACCGATCGGATAATAGCCCCCATATAAATAGTGCTTCACGATCAGCGCATGAATGATAAAACTGCCCTCTTTGGGCGGCATTCCGTTGTCACCCCACTGACCGGTCAAAGCGGCGATCAGCCGCTCATTATCAGTCAGCTCACGCAAGGCCTCGTAGGTAGTCTTGTTCAGATATGCGGGGAGACGCCAATTTTTCCAGGCTGAAAGCAGTGGCGCAAACCAGCCCGGCAATAGTTTTTCCAGAGTCAGAATCCGCATCGCTTTTCCGACCGAGGCCACTCGATCCAGATAACGCTCCAGCGTTTTCTGTTCTCCGGGAAAATGCTCAAGCATGCCCGCAATAAATTCGTCACGACCTGCGCGCAGGTCATACTGATTGTCGCCGATACAGAGACGGTCATAAGTACTGTCCATCGGCGCCCATTGCAGCTGGCCACCGGAGAGGAAGTCGAACAACCTGCGGGTCATCGTCGGGTGCGCGCCCACATCCCCGATGTAATGCACCCCCACATCCCACTCATAGCCATTGCGCTCATAGGCGTGGGTAAAGCCACCAGCCGTATAATGCTGCTCCAACACCAGAACCTTCTTCCCGGCCGCACTGAGCAGCGCAGCCGTTGTCAGGCCACCAATACCGGAGCCTATTACGATGGCATCATAGGGGCCGTCCAGGCGATTTGAGCGATAACGCCTTCCTATGCGTGTAGAGGCGCCACGACGGGGGAGAGAGGTATGAGTCTCACGATCGGACATTTGGGCTTCTCTTGTCATTATTCTGCCCTCCACTCTAGTGACAGCTTGGGGCATACGCAATTACCAGTCCGCGCCAAAGCCTTGACCTTGGCTACACTTCCCTTCTCGGTTTTACCCTGATCAAGGAGGGGAATGTGAAGGTACTCTACACGGCAGTTGCCACAGCGACCGAAGGCCGTGATGGCAGGGCCAGGTCCGATGATAGAAGACTGGAAGTTGAACTGAGTGTGCCCGAGGAAATGGGCGGCGATGGCGGTACAGGCACCAATCCTGAGCAGATGTTTGCTGCCGGCTACGCGGCCTGTTTTATCGGGGCGATGAAGTTCGTGGCCGACAAGGAGAATATCGATGTACCTGAAGATGTCAGCGTGTGTGCCAAAGTGGGCATCGGTCCCAAGGACAAAGGCTTCGGGCTCGACATCGACCTCCACATCGAGCTACCGGGTATGAACAAGGGCGATGCAGAAAAGATCGCCAACCGCGCCCACGAAGAGGTCTGCCCCTATTCCAATGCGACTCGCGGCAATGTGGATGTGCGACTGCACATCAACTGCTGACGCAGCTCCACAAGGCCTCCCCCAGACCTATGGAGTAGAGCCAGGCGGGTGAAACCCCGGCCTGGTCTCAGCGCCCCGTCACTTCATTGGCGACCTGGAAGCCTATCCGTGCAGCCGTTCGCGCACCGTGGTCCTCGATATCGAAGTACGGATTGAACTCGGCCAAATCGGCCAGACAGACCTTGCCGGATTGCAGCACCGTATCCAGCAACGGCTCGAGCAACTCCAACGGTACACCGCGCGCGGCCGGGGCGCTGACTGCGGGCATGACAGCCGCCGGCAACACATCCAGACAGATGGTGAGATAGACGAAATCCACTCCGCCGATAAAGTCGGCGATGCGCTCCCGCGCCTTTTCCAGCGCCCAGGGCGTGATTTCGCGGTCGCGGATGACTTTTGCCCCGAGCTCATCGGCCCGGTTGTAGAGTGCCGGTGTATTGGCGGCATCGGATGCCCCGACGCAGAGATAGTTGAACGGCTTGCCGTTGATCTCACACTGTTCGGCAATCTGATAAAACGGTGTACCCGATGAGCCCTTCGGCTTTGGCAGGCGCAGGTCCAGGTGGGCATCGAAGTTAATAATGCCCAGCGTTTTCTCCCGCTGCTGCTCGCGCATCCAGCGGGCGACACCCTGGTAGCTGCCAAAGGCAATTTCGTGGCCACCGCCCAGCACCAGAGGAAAGTGCCCGTCGCTCAGCAGTTCGGTCACCCTTGCCCCCAGTAATGACTGGGCCGATTCCAGGTCTTCTTTCTCCACCCGCACATTGCCGGCATCATAGAGCGGCGTATCGAAGGTGGCAGGCAGGTTGGCCATCGCCATCCGCAAGATGCGCGGGCCCTTGGCGGCACCGATGCGGCCTTTGTTGCGGCGTACGCCCTCGTCGGAGGCAAACCCGAGGATCGCCAGACCCGGGGCGCTGTCGAGTTGCAGCGGTGTGATGCGCTGGTGCCAGCGCTCGCCAGCCTTACCGTCTTCGCGATCGGTGCGGCCGCTCCACAGGCGCATATCAGCCAGCTGTAACATGTCTGCCTCCAAAGTAGATCTGGGCCGGTTTCAGGGCGCCGAATTCGTAAGCCAACTGGTCGGGCGTCTCCATCGGCCAGAGCACCATGTCTGCCCGCAGTCCCGCCCTCAAAACACCGCGGGAGCAGCACAAGCCCAGTGCACGGGCCGCCGAGCGGGTCACCCCCGCGAGTGCCTCCGCCGGGGTCAAGCCGAACAGATTACAGCCCATGTTCATCATCAGGCGCAGGGAGGCGATGGGGCAGCTGCCCGGATTGAGATCCGTGGACAGCGCCATGCAGACGCCCGACGCCCGCAGTGATTCCACCGGCGGCACCTGGGTTTCTTTCAGCGTGTAGAAGGCGCCTGGCAACAATACGGCCACGGTGCCGTTATCAGCCATCGCAGCCACATCCAGATTGCTGATGTATTCGACATGGTCCACGGACAGCGCACCCGCCTTGGCCGCCATCGCAGTGGCACCGCTGCGGCTCAGCTGTTCGGCATGCGCCTTCACCGGCAGATCCAGCTCCTTTGCCCGCTGGATGACCCGTTGGCACTGCTCCACGGAAAAGGCGATGGACTCGCAGAACATGTCCACCGCATCTGCCAGTTGTTCTTTCGCTACCGCCGGCAGAATCTCTTCGCACACCAGATCGATGTACTCGTCCGGGCGGCCGTCGTATTCCGGTGGCAATGCGTGGGCCGCGAGGCAGGTGGTAACGATATCCACCGGGTAGTGCTGGGCAAGGCGACGCGCGGTGCGCAGCTGTTTGAGCTCCGTATCCAGATCGAGGCCATAGCCCGATTTGACCTCTACTGTGGTGACGCCCTCAGACAACAGTGCCTGCAGGCGCGGCTCCGCCGCCTGGTACAACTGCTCGGCGCTGGCCGCGCGGGTGGCACGCACAGTGGACAGGATGCCGCCGCCAGAGCGGGCGACTTCCTCGTAGCTTTCACCACCCAGACGACGGGCAAACTCGGATGCCCGATGGCCGCCGTATACCAGATGGGTATGGCAGTCGATCAGGCCCGGGGTAATCCAGCAGCCCTCACCATCGACGGTTTCATCAGCGGCGCAGTCCGGCAGCTCCTGTCGAGGCCCGATCCAGACAATACGCCCGCCGGTTACGGCGATCGCAACATCCTCTACAGCGCCATAACCGCCGGGGATCGACGGATCCATGGTGGCGGCATTGGCATTCGTAATCAGCAGATCACAGCGTTCAGTCATGGGTTCTCTATTTCCCCGGCGTTTCCGCACAAGAGGTCTTCGGCCTCAGGGCGGCGC from Microbulbifer aggregans includes these protein-coding regions:
- a CDS encoding VOC family protein, with the translated sequence MFSHVMIGANDIEQSKKFYDAILEKLGYKPGVIDDKGRCFYFGKDGVFALTKPIDGEPASHGNGSTIGFSVENPEAADAWHEAGLANGGAACEDPPGIREGAGMKLYLAYLRDPAGNKICALHRMP
- a CDS encoding FMN-binding negative transcriptional regulator, whose product is MYIPTAFEITDQEEIYAFVEKHGFGQLISSVAGRLTSTHMPFLLSEERAILLGHLARSNPQCTDLHGQEVLVTLQGHHGYISPSWYEKPGVPTWNYQAVHIYGRALVFDCRERLKQVVDRLSQKYEGAIGQEWRGDYEELMLGAIMGVEINISEVQCTYKLSQNRSAEDRQGVISQLKELGSNELAEVMEKYNV
- a CDS encoding phytoene desaturase family protein codes for the protein MTREAQMSDRETHTSLPRRGASTRIGRRYRSNRLDGPYDAIVIGSGIGGLTTAALLSAAGKKVLVLEQHYTAGGFTHAYERNGYEWDVGVHYIGDVGAHPTMTRRLFDFLSGGQLQWAPMDSTYDRLCIGDNQYDLRAGRDEFIAGMLEHFPGEQKTLERYLDRVASVGKAMRILTLEKLLPGWFAPLLSAWKNWRLPAYLNKTTYEALRELTDNERLIAALTGQWGDNGMPPKEGSFIIHALIVKHYLYGGYYPIGGASQIAATIIPGIQSAGGEVFTYAEVDTILMEGNRACGVRMKDGTEITAPTVISNTGVFNTFEKLLPESAVEHAGYHRDLQSVKPSMAHLCLYIGLRKTAEELGLPKTNYWLYPSTDYSGDIRKFMGDPESEIPLVYISFPSAKDPTFIERYPDRATIEIVAPGPYEWFEQWEGKPWGKRGTDYDALKESYSQRLLEHLYRHFPQLRGQIDYYELSTPLSTRHFCFYEQGEIYGLDHTPGRFSQSWLRPKTRIKGLYLTGQDIMSCGVAGAMYGGVVAAQAVLGWRQGVPLLKRVFSGYANTRKERSTGSTPKEASPVS
- a CDS encoding organic hydroperoxide resistance protein, translating into MKVLYTAVATATEGRDGRARSDDRRLEVELSVPEEMGGDGGTGTNPEQMFAAGYAACFIGAMKFVADKENIDVPEDVSVCAKVGIGPKDKGFGLDIDLHIELPGMNKGDAEKIANRAHEEVCPYSNATRGNVDVRLHINC
- the hutG gene encoding formimidoylglutamase — its product is MLQLADMRLWSGRTDREDGKAGERWHQRITPLQLDSAPGLAILGFASDEGVRRNKGRIGAAKGPRILRMAMANLPATFDTPLYDAGNVRVEKEDLESAQSLLGARVTELLSDGHFPLVLGGGHEIAFGSYQGVARWMREQQREKTLGIINFDAHLDLRLPKPKGSSGTPFYQIAEQCEINGKPFNYLCVGASDAANTPALYNRADELGAKVIRDREITPWALEKARERIADFIGGVDFVYLTICLDVLPAAVMPAVSAPAARGVPLELLEPLLDTVLQSGKVCLADLAEFNPYFDIEDHGARTAARIGFQVANEVTGR
- the hutI gene encoding imidazolonepropionase, yielding MTERCDLLITNANAATMDPSIPGGYGAVEDVAIAVTGGRIVWIGPRQELPDCAADETVDGEGCWITPGLIDCHTHLVYGGHRASEFARRLGGESYEEVARSGGGILSTVRATRAASAEQLYQAAEPRLQALLSEGVTTVEVKSGYGLDLDTELKQLRTARRLAQHYPVDIVTTCLAAHALPPEYDGRPDEYIDLVCEEILPAVAKEQLADAVDMFCESIAFSVEQCQRVIQRAKELDLPVKAHAEQLSRSGATAMAAKAGALSVDHVEYISNLDVAAMADNGTVAVLLPGAFYTLKETQVPPVESLRASGVCMALSTDLNPGSCPIASLRLMMNMGCNLFGLTPAEALAGVTRSAARALGLCCSRGVLRAGLRADMVLWPMETPDQLAYEFGALKPAQIYFGGRHVTAG